Genomic window (Dolosigranulum savutiense):
TTTGTTCGATGATGATCAATTTTGAAAATAGAAAATGTAGTAGAAGGGGATCAAGATGGTCTACACACTGAAATTGCCACGATTGGGCGAAGGGTTATTCGAAGCTCAAGTGGTGAATATACTTGCGAATAAAGGATCGTCTGTTACTGAGGATACAATAATTGCTGATATGCAGACGGATAAAGCAGCCGGAGAACTGCAATCCCCCGTTGAGGGGAAAGTGGTGGATATCTTGATGAAGGAAGGTGAGTTCGTCTATCAGGGGGATCCGCTTGTCTTAATTGATGATGGTTCGGACACGCCACCCGATCTGAGTAATGACTCTGGGGTCTACCGTGGCCCATCTGGAGTGGGTGGTGCAACCGTTAAAGCTAACTCTGGCAAATCAGAGAAAAAACAGCCTAAAAATACAGATAAAACACCGAACAACGCGTCAAAGACTGTCTTGGACTTATCAGCGGGCAAGCAATCATTAGGTAAAGCCCAGTACAAAACAACACGTCGCGCAAAAGCGAGAGCGACAGCACCTGGACAAGACCAGACGCAATCGCCTCGATCAACGGCTGAACAGCCCAACGCTACGCCTCAGCTATCAGCAACTGAAAAAGAGCGACGGGAATATTTTGCTCAGTATTACAATACTGACTTTGAGCTGAAACATGATAACCGCCCACAACAACCCACGAAGAACGTTCAGGCAATGCCTTACGTGCGAGCTTATGCCCGCCAATTAGGAATTGACTTGGCCCAAATTAATCAAGAAGGTGATATTGTGAAAAAAGAAGATATCGAGACATTGAAGAAGCAAAATGCGATTGAGAAGTCGATCTATCCGTTTAAGCCAGTTGACCAATATGCGCCACTCTATAGTAGTACGCGTGAAGATGAACAAGAAGAGATCGAACTCAGTTATATTCGGAAGTGGAATGCTTCAGCGTATGAGATGCAACATCGTATCGTGCCACCGTTTACCCTGTTCGAAGAAGTGGATGCTAGTGCCTTGTTAGCGAT
Coding sequences:
- a CDS encoding dihydrolipoamide acetyltransferase family protein; its protein translation is MVYTLKLPRLGEGLFEAQVVNILANKGSSVTEDTIIADMQTDKAAGELQSPVEGKVVDILMKEGEFVYQGDPLVLIDDGSDTPPDLSNDSGVYRGPSGVGGATVKANSGKSEKKQPKNTDKTPNNASKTVLDLSAGKQSLGKAQYKTTRRAKARATAPGQDQTQSPRSTAEQPNATPQLSATEKERREYFAQYYNTDFELKHDNRPQQPTKNVQAMPYVRAYARQLGIDLAQINQEGDIVKKEDIETLKKQNAIEKSIYPFKPVDQYAPLYSSTREDEQEEIELSYIRKWNASAYEMQHRIVPPFTLFEEVDASALLAMMDDYERDGIELDNYLPFVVKAVVAAAEKFPRLNASLDDSVATFVQKDYCSVGIDVNTVQGMFTPVIHDAQQKSLETIQETIKQLSKDVQTRTFEWDNLSEGTITITDCSNIRSKVGHFTPMIHYPQSACLGLGTIEDKPVIYEGEVVAQPTLPLSLTVDYRVVDRKDAFAAMAFLKELLEHPNKLLFQS